AGgtctgttttcttttatttatgacaTATGAGTGTATTGGGGAGTCAAAACCTCATCAATTCTCATTATGTATCCTTGACATGCTGTTTTGTTTCCACAACAGGTTAATATTTCTCTGATTGTAAACGACGACCAAGCAGAAAAATGTGTGAGGGCTCTCCATTCTGCTTTCTTCGAGAGTCTCTCTGAAGTGGATCGGGAATGTCAATCCGACAACGGTTCCACTTCAGCGTTGTCAAATGGACATTGATGGGCAtcactgttttttgtttttgcgcATAATGTTAAACCATTTTGACGTAATATTCTTCATTTGTAGGTTAATATTTGATTTGTCTGTGCTTGTGAATCCATTTTCCTCTTGTTCTAAGATGAGGAACTGTTGGACAATCTAATATTTAGTTGCAAGGTTTTAGCTGGCTATAAATGCCGTACTAGTTGTAATACTGCAATAATTGTTGCAGGCCTTTTGtgttttcttcaaataaaaaatctggATCTCACGTGAATGCGTTTTGTAGTTTGTAGATCTATGGATTTAGCTtaccaaaatattatttctcgGGTGTTATTCATAGGAAATCTTAGTtcttattaaaaggaaaataattttttgatgtttgattatcttataaaaaatataaaaaagaaaaagaaaaaaggattaaatatgattaaagttagaaatttgtacatttttaaatgtcaaatagtaattaaaagaagtgaaataaatttgaaatattatataaaaataatttattaatttattattattatttttttgttttctttccatttttttctcttgcattttctcaCAAATTTTCTAGAATCTAGCCTTAAAGACGAGAGCCTATTCTCAATACAAAAATTTGACAATGAAATTCTTAGATGATAGTTTGATAGCGATCAGTCGAGTGATCCACCATATGTTGTGCTTCAATTTCCTACTCAAAAGATTTTGATGTTAAATGGATAATTACTATTAGGTTATACTAACATTTGTATATTGCTCTACCctctaaaataaatttcatatcatGTTCCGCTAAGCTTCCTCGCCATTGAATATGATATCTCCTCATTTATCTCATCTCATATTATATTTGCTCAACCGGATAGAGTCATAATGGTTGGGTTAATAGaataagtttaaattaataCATGATGATATGATTTTGGAGATTTATTTATAgttggataattttattttcctttgaattatggtttttttttaacactttctGTGAGCAAAAtggttttgaaagctttttcTAGGTAGCGCATTAGTAGAAACATCAACACTCAAAAACTCTCTACTTCGTCTATAGACCGAGCACCCATTACTTTTTCCGATTCCAAAAAGACCAAATTTTGACTGAGAAAAATACAAACATGGATGTCGAACGATAATCACGTTCAGCACCTGCTTAATCGAGGTTTGAAAAAGCAACAATTGTAGCCTTGGATTGCAAATAGGTGGATAAAAGTAAGATAAttccttttaattaattaatttttatttgagaaaaatatatatattttggattaaaaaattgggaaacttgtgttttaaTGAACCATTTGGGAAATATATGCTTTTCGGAATCCAACTTTTATGAAATCTAAAAACCagtttttaatgtgaaaaattatatcttttttatgcACTCTGAACCGGTTGCATATTTTTGTACCGAGATCGCTTTTTTTTCCTCCCGTACCCACCATCCGCTTCTCCTTCCCTCCCCAGTGAAACCAGCCGACCAGCGTCATCATCAGTCGCCACTCATACCTCTCTCCGGTCGGCAATCTCCCCATTTTTCccttccctctttctctctctttccttccCTTTCAACATCACCAAGAGAGAAGAAGGTGGTGGCAATGGTGGAGAACCAAGGTCGAAGGGAAGAAGGCGCGGTTGGTTGCCATTAACAGCGACAACCTACAATTCTCGCGGTCATTGACGATGGCGATGGTTGAAGCACCAACGTAGGGAGAGACGTCGAGGAGGGGCAGGAGGGAGGCCGACAAGGGCGAGGGTGAGCTCACCTCTGGGTAGAGGGGTCTCTCCCTACGCTGGTGCTTCCTCTGTCGCCGCCACCATTAATGACCGCGAGAGTTGTTGGTTGCCATCATCAATGGCAACTAGCCACATCTTCTTTTCTCTTGATGATGTCGAAGGGAAGGAGAGAAAGAGGTAAGGGAAATGGAGAGAAGAGGAGATTACCAATTGGAGAGAGGTGTGATTGGCAGCCGGTGATGACGTTAACCGACTGGTTTTGCtggggagggagggagaggcaGATGGTGGGtacaagaggaaaaaaaaaaagtaatctCGGTACAAAAAATACAACCGGCTTAGAgtgcataaaaaaatataatttttcacattaaaagttgattttcaaatttcataaagGGTTGTGAAAAGTATATATTTGTCTAATGGCCCGTCAATGTGTTCTCCgtaaaaaatttatgaagtactaaatttacaaaaataaccCCAGATCCAATAGACCGTGCCATCTACCTAATAAATAGGTCCATTCCATGAGGACAAAACCCTAGGGTAAACCCAGACGCTTATACCTCTCTCTATGGCGTGTACGATCGATTTCAGATGCTTGGATGAGGGCCTCGGCGGCCAAAAGAACAAGCGCAAGAGATCATCAGAAACTGAAATCAACGATGTCTCGATGGAGATCGACAACGATAACAACGATGATGCCTCAGCGCCGTCGGCAAAGAGGCAAGCCATACCTTCCTCCGAGAACCCAGACAAGCCCAAATACGACGGCATAATCGCCGGAAAGGTGTCCGGGAGAAAGTGGAAGCAGCCGCGGAAGCAGCGATCATCGGCGTCGAAGGTGAGTCTGAAGGGAACGACGTTCGAGCAAAGGGCGAAGCAGAAGGAGATAAAGAAGGCGTACAAGGAGAGAATGACGGAGCTGAAGGAGGAGATAAGGACGAATAAGGtggagaagaggaagaagagggaggagagagaaaagaggaaACAGGAGAATATTCTCAAGTCTGGGACCAAGCTTCAGATAATCAGTAACCCTAAGACCTTGAAGAAGATTGCAAAGTCGAAGCAGAGAAAGCAACTTAAGCTTGTTCCTGATAGTTTGGTTAAGAAGTAGTATTTCATTATGTACCAATACCAGAATCTTcaattttggttgttttttttaatgcgAAATCAACACTTGTAGCAGTTTTGGCATTTTCATTTTTGCTGAAATCTAATTTCTTGGGGTGATTGATATTTCTTTACCTATTTTCATTTTGCCATCTATCTTTTGTGATTTGAAGTGTTGGGTTTATTCCTATGGATCTGTATTATTGAACACTTTTGATTCAAATCAACGATAAGATCATAGGACACCCTTTAGACATAAAATCGAAGCTTTTAGGATTGTGTCTATGCGCGAATGAATACAATGGGTAAGTCtacaaaaaatgcaaaatgTGTATGGTGAGACCTTTTCATCCTCAAAGCTATCCCCCTTCTCTTTCAATGTTCAGATCTTCACCAAAAGTCCCCACAGGAGCAGAACCCATCTCTAAAATGATGGAACCTGGTTGAATCCCTAACCGTGATTTCCCGTCCTACAATTTTAGAAATCACCTTGATGGCAGCATGGCAGTCTATACAAGCTCGCAAGTTTTTCATCACCAGTATTGGTGACCCTTCTGGTGTACTGATCAGCGCAAAGGCAATTGCTAACCGCTCGCTGTGATATTTAAGAGACTGTACTTTGAATTTCTCATCTTCATTGTGAAGAGCACAACTCGTATCTGGTTTGTACCCTAGTTCCTCCATCGTCTTTGTTAACATGTCTATCTTCTTCCTGGTTTCTTCTATTTGTGGATGACACCTATCATTTGCTGAGAACATGTGTGtctcatgtttgatttcaaCCCAACTATAAGCCGGCAGCTTCTTAACTCCCCGGTCCCTCATTGCTTTGTGCACCTTACTAACATTCTCCCATTGCCCTGCTGCTGCATAAATATTAGACATGTTGACATAAGGAGCAGCATCTCTTAGCTCCTCCATATTGAATAGTCGGTCCGCTGCTCTTCTGGCCAGTTCTTGATTTTTATGTATCTTGCAGGCATTCAGAACTGATGACCACATGATTTCATCTGGGTCAATCGGCATCTCAGCCATCAACTTCTCTGCTTCATTGAAACGTCCACTGCGGCATAACATGTCTACTACAGATGCATAATGTTCCCTTCTTGGATCAAGTTTATAAATTTGAGTCATGGAGTTGAAGTGCCATAATCCTTCTTCAACAAGCCCACTATGGCTGCATGCAGAGAGTACGCTGAGGAAGCTTACAGAATCTGGTTGCAGACCTGACAGAACCATCTCTTTGAATGATTTGAGAGTGGCCTCAGCTTCCCCATTCTGGGCATAAGCTGAGATCATGGCATTCCAAGAGACTATATTCCTATCAGGCATCTCCTGAAAGGTTTGAACTGCATCTTTTATGGACCCACATTTAGCATACACATCTAGAAGTGCACTCCCAGAAAACACATTGGACATGAATcctgattttattataaatgaatgcAACTGTTTCCCCAGAGACAGTGAAGCTATACTTGCAGAGGCTCTTAATAGGGTGGCAAAAGTGGCCTGGTCTGCAATTACACTGGCTTGGCGCATCTTATTGAATAATTGAAGTCCTTCTTCATAGAACCCCTTCTGAACATAAGCTGAGATCATGGCAGTCCACGGAACTGCACTTCTGTGGACTAAATTTGTAAATATCATTTCAGCTTCCTCAAATTTACCACATTTTGCATACATGTCTACCAGAGAATTTCCCACTAGAATTTCTGAATCAGCTGTTGTGACAATAGTTTGGGCATGAATTTGTCTACCCATTTCCCAATCTAATGTATTTGATGCTATACTCAACATGGTTGCAAAAGGGAACTGTTTCCTGTCAAATGTGGTGAACTGTAATTCCCGGAAAAGATCAAaagcatctttatgttttccatCCCATGCATAGCCTGAGATGATCACATTATAAGACACACCGTCCTGCTCGGGCATCTCATCAAAAAGTTTTCTGGCATCAATCACAGAGTCATGCTTTGAGTAGAAATCGAGCAAGGCATTGCTCACAAACAcattccaaacaaaattggtCTTGGTCACAAAACTGTGAATTTGTTGACCCAGGACTATGTCATCCAACCCAATATTGGCACATAGAACTGCTGCAAAAGTAAACTCCGTGGGCTTCAAACCTGAGTTTTGCATTTCCACAAAGAGATTTACAGCTTTCTCATCTAATCCATCTTTTGAATACCCTGTTATCATTGCATTGTAAGAAACCGAATCTACTTCTGGCATTTCCTTAAAGAGCTGACAAGCTAAATCCAGACGATTAGATTTGCAATAAGAATCAACCAGAGTGTTGCCAACAATAAGCCTTGAATCATATCCCAATTTGATGATCTGGGCCTGAACTTGAGTTATTTGGTTCCCCATCTCATGACCATTGCATCCTGATAAGAGAGTGACAAAAGTCACATAATCTGGCTCAGTCCCACACCTCTGCATCTGGACAAAAAGTTCAAACGCTTCCTTAAACTGGTTCAATTGAGAATACCCACCAATCAAAATTGTCCATGTCACAGCTGTTCGTTCAACCATGCCATCAAACAACTTTCTAGCTTCACCAAGATTGCCAGACTTGACATAGCCCGAAATCATCATGTTGGTTGAGACAGTGTTCTTGTGAGGCATTTTCTCAAACAGTTGGCGTGCTTGAGATAATTCcccatttttaagaaaatcaccGACCCTGAAATTGGAGCGAGATGTGTCTGGATCAAAACCAGTTTTGACGATTCGGGCGTCGATATTGTTGACAACATTGAGGCGAAGTTTTGGAGATTGAAGGCTTGCTAGAGAAGTTAGAGAAGTGAGGTTTTGGAGTGCATTCGGTCTGAATGGTTTCATAGGAAAAGAGGACTGGAGATTagaatatttatatgaataacATGCTTGCGGAGTGGGAGTTGCGAGACAGACGAATGTGCTGCTGACGAGTTTATGGGTTTCTCTTTTCCGGTACGTGACCTGTGACTGCAACCACCTCCCAAGTCCCAACCAACATTTAGCAGCCACCCCGagttattaaaaactaatttttgaaaacactttcaaataaCAATTCTATAATACTTTTTGAGTAAAGGTCTATCAGGTAAGTTTGTTTtccatgtttttaaatattttttttaaataatttttactaataatattttatttttaataatttttcgtatttatgcaattatttttaaaataatacctaaaaataagtgaaaataattaaaatttattataaaaacactttattttcataacaaaatttccaaaaaagttttgaatttaaaatttattaaaaatgttttctaacagtttttgtttttgaaaacaaaaaattatttttaaaaataggttcatttttttttttaccaaattcaATTTCCTTAATAAAATCTCAGATATTTTCAATCTCAATCAAATGAGCTACATACTATTcaattccaaatttttcttATGTTCATCATACCTAAGCCCACCATCAACTTCATCCTCATCCACAGCTACACGAAGCACAAATTTTCTCATGGGTTCTTGTGTTTAAGGACTTCATTTCTCTCCCTTTATCAGCTTCCTTTGGCAGGGTGTGTTTTATTCATATCAGTCATTTCAAGTTTTGTCAACTACAAGAGGCTTTTGCTCAGCAACTGATTCTTATTTCTTCCTGTTATATGGGCACGTTCATAAATTTTACATGCTGGAATGCTTGTCATGTGGAAGCATTCTCTGCAACTTTGATCTGTAAAACTCCCACCAACAATGATTTCTAAAGATCAAATATCCTTCTTATCAGGAAATTACATGTGGTTATACATCCAAGCAATACCAAGtatatatacaatcaaaacatgaaattgaaaattttcttcttgtttccCTCATGATGGAGACTTATTCTTTCTTCTAGTAGACGCCCCTCTGATACTCACGCTCACAGAAAAGTCCTCCAAGATCATCGCAAGCCTCTGCCCGGAACACCCTGTAAAAAGAGACAGTAATGAGTGCGTCTTTGTGTAGAGTCTAATCACACATTTGAATGCATCATGAAGTATTTACGTTTTTGCATCATTGTACTCGTAATAGTCTCGCTCAGTGACTTCAGAAGCAGTCCTTGCGGCCCTATTTCTGGCCTCCTGTTTGAGCCTCACTTCTGGATAACAATCTGCCAAGCAGGCTTCTCCACCAATTACATCGCAGGCTTCTGCTGGAAACACACTATGTATATAGAAAGGAATGGGCATCACGTTCACagaatttaataaagaaaattagaaagatAACAATTCCAAAAAGATAAAGACTTACGAGGTCATGGAGTTGTAATCAACTGTAGAAGAGTCATAGGCCGTGGCAGCTGCTTTGATTGACGGACGGCGGGAAGTGAGTGAGGTGGCTAACTTTGGAGGGGAAGAACTTGCAGGTGTAGCAAAGTTCTTGGAGGGTGTGAGAGGGAGAAGGGTGGGAGCAAAGCACAAAGCTGCCTGCATTTTGATTGGGTTTGTGTAATTTTTGGTTGGGTGAGTGTTCTGATTGCAGGGAGTTCTAATTTATAGGATAGAGGGGACGGTAGAAGAGCGAGATATTTGTGAGGGTGGATAAGGTTACTTTTGCTTTTTGAGGCCCTATAAGAGATGGAAATTTCTTAAATGGTTCCCATCGTCTGGGAGATTTTTCCTCACTAGATGATGTGAATGTCTTGGGTTTTTCTGTTCCTTTGTTCATGGAAAATATCTTAGATGCCTCGCCCCGTGTCGGGGCAATCACAATCAATAGTATGTAAATCGATCTGATGGGTGTAGTGGCATGACTAGAATCTTTAGATCATGAGATGAGGCCACCTTGTGTCAAGGGGCTCGCCTTTGATATGTTGTTCATTGGCAGTCAATCCCAAGGGAACCCCCTCCCCTGGTCGAGAACTTTGAAGGGATGACATTAAATTATaactaaacaacaaaaaataatgaaatagaaaaattggAGTGAAACTGAAACCCCTCCTTTTTCCGCCTTTTTAGTAGTCCCATTTTGTTGCAAAGAAGCATTTCTTcagatgaaaatttgaattcagAATATTTGTGTAAAGACTTCAAAGCCAGATGAAAATGTTTCCGCTAATAGCATACAAAGAGGAGATATAAGCTTCCAATGGTATTTTCAATGTTAGCGACTATAATGGGACATCTTAAGCAAGGAAAATAAGGCAACGTTAGGTATAGCGAGTCATTAAACTGGGGTAATTCGTCCAGGTAATAGGAAGTGATCCATCAAATATGGTTTCAAAGCAGCAGCTTCCATCACTAGTTAACAATCAGAAATGGATGCGAGTCTCTTATGACTACGGTCAGTAATGTTCTGCAGCCACATATAGATACCTAAATCAGCAAaattatttcacattttttcttaaacaatgtacactataaattcaacaaaaataGCACAAgaaccatcatttttttttttggatttttgtaaATATGACCTTTCAATATCCACAGACTTTTCCATAAGGTTACACATACTACAAAAAATTTCCTCTCCTCTATATGTGAAAGGGTTGAGTTCCTATGATGCCTTTGACATTTTCTGGATATGAAGCACCGGACATCTGCTTGAAATTGGGACAAAGGAGTAGTGGCACATGAATCCTCGTCCAAAAATTTTGCTGAAGTTCTTCGAGAAAATGAAGATACTCAGTTTGGCCGACTCTCATCCAGCAAAATATAGGAGTACAAAAGGGTGTCAGCCTACAACTTTGTTCATTCCTTGGATTTTAAGAAGGAATGCCTCACGCATACCAAGTCATCCAATTTGTTGCCATCCATTTTGTACATAGAAACACCTTCCATTTGAAAATAGTGATCCCTCGCTTCCCTTCTTAAACTCTCAAACGGCATTGCCTCCCATTTACTGTAGTTTGAATTTCTTCTAAGATCACTCATGTCTGGAGATCCTGAAATGGGCCCACTATTCTCAGGGCCTCCATTGCCCCACACTTTACAGTTACCAAATTGTCCCAAATCTCCAGCCTGATCAGCTTGACCCTTTCGTAAGTGCAAGGCCGCAGCATGTGCTCTGCTTATCATTTCTCGACTTGGAACATCTGACCAATCTTGCTTCCTCTCAGCTCTCATGGGAGAATGAATCCTAATAACCTGACAAGCATGAACCCTAGGAATAAGTCATTTTGAAATCATAATTTGTTTCATATATACATGTATAATGTCTTTGCAGAAAAGAATTTGTAAACATATTATTTGggttaaaaaaggaaaaagaaaaattcctaCCCCAAGGCACTCTAGGAGCTGGTAATATGCCCTTCCTTGAAGTGGATTGTGTCCTTTCCTTGGTGTAGAGAAGTATCGGGTCCTATgagaaatatcataaaaatagtCAAAAGGGACAGGAAGATAAACAATATCCCATCAGTTTAACAAGCATGAGAAGAAAGCCTCTAAATCAATAAGGAAGAATTTTATGTATCAACTATAAGCATACTCAGCCAATAAAAGAAGGAACCATGCATTGAAAGGTAATTGAATGACATAAGAGATGTTATGagaaatatataagaaaatgaaatgctGACTGACATAAATATTGATGTAAACTGTTAGCACCAATGTTCTAAATAAAGACTTGTAGGATTTGCAGTTCCAtatacaagagaaagaaatgtGAAAGGATGTTATGAATCCTATGATAAACCATGTTAAGCGACAAGAGAGGATCCAAATACTACAAACTAAACAGGGTGTCCATTTAGGAAGAGGAATAATGTTATTATTGAACTGACCATTCTGTGTACCCAGGATCAACGGTGAAACCATATATGTCAACAATGTCACACATGGAAAGTGCTAGTTCTATAGATTTCATTCCAGTTCCTTTGGCACCTCTGCGAAGCACAATACCTTGGAAAAGATAAACTGGATTTTGAATACTCtgaaataagtgaaaaaaaaattcatcaaaatcatGCCACTGCAAGAAGGATTACTGTTTCAATTAAGACATAAAAATCCAAGCAGAATGAAAAGAGAATGATTCCAAAGAGCAATGTCTTCATCAAGGAAACTAGTGTGTTTTTAACAACCCAGCACACAACAATCTCTCCATCTTCAGGCATGCAATTATTATGGCCAACCTCAAAACTAACCAAACCTCAATTTTCACTTAATTATCTACTTGGAAAATAACATATAGTTTGGTTGTTTGAGATGCAAACTCACCTTTATCATTGCATTGAAATCTCTATGGGTCACACTTTTGATGATGAGTACCTCATCATctgcaggaaaaaaaaaagtaccaaTCATTAAAATGTTGAATATCTCCAGACATTGATGCATGTCTTTATCTTGTTAGATGAGATGACAAacaagagaaaatatatatacagaaaaagataataaagaGAGACAGaagatcaataaaaatatttgttgctCTCATATGACCTTTGCCTTCTCATGTTCACCAGTCTAGATTTCCATCCAACAACTTCAGACAAGAAAGGATCATATCATGGGACATTCACAGAGAGTACACTAGTCTTATTGCTAAGGACATTGTTTCAATGAACCATCATGTATACAATGATATATTACAATGTCAACAAGATTACATTAGAGAGTATGCTGATGGTTCCTTGATGAAATACTCTGGAACCTTGATGGTTCCTCACAATTCCAGAATACGTTAGAGAATACTACATATAAGCATGTAGTGGAATTCTCCAAAACCTTCTAGACTACTCCAAGGATTTCCACCCAACTTTGGAGATATGTAGATGTTGTCCTTTTAGAAGCATCCCACCCTTATATAAGGGCAAGCAAGGGTTCATTTGGGCAGGGTGTGTCAGCATGGAGATATTTAAGAATGTACCCTTGAAGAAGGGGAGGATTAACAGGGGTTCTACAGTTGTCTTGTGAGGGAGTTGTTTTGTTTCTTCTGTTGTATGAGGTTTATGGGGGGGTCAGTTTCAGG
Above is a genomic segment from Vitis riparia cultivar Riparia Gloire de Montpellier isolate 1030 chromosome 14, EGFV_Vit.rip_1.0, whole genome shotgun sequence containing:
- the LOC117931034 gene encoding light-regulated protein 1, chloroplastic-like yields the protein MQAALCFAPTLLPLTPSKNFATPASSSPPKLATSLTSRRPSIKAAATAYDSSTVDYNSMTSVFPAEACDVIGGEACLADCYPEVRLKQEARNRAARTASEVTERDYYEYNDAKTVFRAEACDDLGGLFCEREYQRGVY
- the LOC117929507 gene encoding nucleolar protein 58; this translates as MACTIDFRCLDEGLGGQKNKRKRSSETEINDVSMEIDNDNNDDASAPSAKRQAIPSSENPDKPKYDGIIAGKVSGRKWKQPRKQRSSASKVSLKGTTFEQRAKQKEIKKAYKERMTELKEEIRTNKVEKRKKREEREKRKQENILKSGTKLQIISNPKTLKKIAKSKQRKQLKLVPDSLVKK
- the LOC117929506 gene encoding putative pentatricopeptide repeat-containing protein At2g01510, with the translated sequence MKPFRPNALQNLTSLTSLASLQSPKLRLNVVNNIDARIVKTGFDPDTSRSNFRVGDFLKNGELSQARQLFEKMPHKNTVSTNMMISGYVKSGNLGEARKLFDGMVERTAVTWTILIGGYSQLNQFKEAFELFVQMQRCGTEPDYVTFVTLLSGCNGHEMGNQITQVQAQIIKLGYDSRLIVGNTLVDSYCKSNRLDLACQLFKEMPEVDSVSYNAMITGYSKDGLDEKAVNLFVEMQNSGLKPTEFTFAAVLCANIGLDDIVLGQQIHSFVTKTNFVWNVFVSNALLDFYSKHDSVIDARKLFDEMPEQDGVSYNVIISGYAWDGKHKDAFDLFRELQFTTFDRKQFPFATMLSIASNTLDWEMGRQIHAQTIVTTADSEILVGNSLVDMYAKCGKFEEAEMIFTNLVHRSAVPWTAMISAYVQKGFYEEGLQLFNKMRQASVIADQATFATLLRASASIASLSLGKQLHSFIIKSGFMSNVFSGSALLDVYAKCGSIKDAVQTFQEMPDRNIVSWNAMISAYAQNGEAEATLKSFKEMVLSGLQPDSVSFLSVLSACSHSGLVEEGLWHFNSMTQIYKLDPRREHYASVVDMLCRSGRFNEAEKLMAEMPIDPDEIMWSSVLNACKIHKNQELARRAADRLFNMEELRDAAPYVNMSNIYAAAGQWENVSKVHKAMRDRGVKKLPAYSWVEIKHETHMFSANDRCHPQIEETRKKIDMLTKTMEELGYKPDTSCALHNEDEKFKVQSLKYHSERLAIAFALISTPEGSPILVMKNLRACIDCHAAIKVISKIVGREITVRDSTRFHHFRDGFCSCGDFW